One Defluviimonas aquaemixtae DNA window includes the following coding sequences:
- a CDS encoding DUF1801 domain-containing protein, with translation MSGQVGSDAFRQIFDGRDSGVVAVGAALDRRVLAAHPQSTIVAYPGYDAVSYGFGARKNSDAYLYLMPQKGRCNLGFYRGSALADPEGLLEGSGKDLRHAKVRDIATANGAAVGDLIHAAIDERREALGGN, from the coding sequence ATGAGCGGTCAGGTCGGAAGCGATGCGTTCAGGCAGATATTCGACGGGCGCGACTCTGGTGTTGTCGCGGTAGGCGCCGCGCTCGACCGGCGCGTTCTGGCGGCGCATCCGCAAAGCACCATTGTCGCCTATCCGGGCTACGACGCGGTCAGCTACGGGTTCGGCGCCAGGAAGAACAGCGATGCCTATCTGTACCTGATGCCGCAAAAGGGCCGCTGCAACCTCGGTTTCTACCGGGGAAGCGCGCTCGCGGACCCGGAGGGCTTGCTGGAGGGGAGCGGCAAGGATTTGCGGCATGCGAAGGTCCGCGACATAGCGACCGCCAACGGCGCGGCGGTGGGCGACCTGATCCATGCGGCGATAGATGAGCGCAGAGAAGCGCTGGGAGGGAACTGA
- a CDS encoding ABC transporter ATP-binding protein produces MLDAGKTQETLLEVNNIEVIYNHVILVLKGVSLNVPKGGITALLGGNGAGKTTTLKAISNLLHSERGEVTKGSITYRGERVQNLDPSALVKKGVIQVMEGRHCFEHLTVEENLLTGAYTRSDKRAIETDLEMVYSYFPRLKERRKSQAGYTSGGEQQMCAIGRALMSKPETILLDEPSMGLAPQLVEEIFTIVKNLNEQEGVTFLLAEQNTNVALRFAHHGYILESGRVVMDGPARELRENQDVKEFYLGMSDEGRRSFRDVRSYRRRKRWLS; encoded by the coding sequence ATGCTCGACGCCGGAAAGACCCAAGAGACGCTTCTCGAGGTCAACAACATTGAGGTGATCTACAACCACGTGATCCTCGTCCTGAAGGGCGTCAGCCTCAACGTTCCGAAGGGCGGCATCACCGCGCTTCTGGGCGGCAACGGCGCGGGCAAGACGACGACCCTCAAGGCGATCTCGAACCTTCTCCATTCTGAGCGCGGCGAGGTCACCAAGGGCTCGATCACCTATCGCGGCGAGCGAGTGCAGAATCTCGACCCTTCGGCGCTCGTGAAGAAAGGCGTGATCCAGGTGATGGAGGGGCGTCATTGTTTCGAACACCTGACGGTCGAGGAGAATCTGCTGACCGGCGCCTATACGCGGAGCGACAAGCGCGCGATCGAGACCGATCTGGAGATGGTCTATTCCTATTTTCCGCGCCTGAAGGAGCGCCGCAAATCTCAGGCGGGCTACACCTCGGGCGGCGAGCAGCAGATGTGCGCGATCGGCCGGGCGCTGATGTCCAAGCCCGAGACGATCCTTCTCGACGAACCCTCGATGGGCCTCGCGCCGCAGCTGGTGGAGGAGATCTTCACGATCGTGAAGAACCTCAACGAGCAGGAGGGCGTGACCTTCCTTCTGGCCGAGCAGAACACCAATGTCGCGCTGCGCTTCGCACATCACGGCTACATCCTCGAATCCGGCCGCGTCGTGATGGACGGGCCCGCGCGGGAGTTGCGCGAGAACCAGGACGTGAAGGAATTCTATCTCGGCATGTCGGACGAGGGCCGCAGGTCGTTCCGCGACGTTCGCAGCTATCGCCGCCGGAAGCGGTGGCTGTCGTGA
- a CDS encoding response regulator transcription factor, with amino-acid sequence MTHSDSRAHVAILDDEPEIRRMLSDTLEEAGFRTSCYARATEFEAALKRTAPDVCLVDLGLPDRDGLALVHRLALESGAAIIIISGRAQVQDRVTGLELGADDYIIKPFDPAEVVARIRARLRKGRPETDRAAQTARFAGWTAHFDRYLLVNETGEEVAFSHAEGEVLRLFLESPKRLISRAQMQESLGGAAGDSFDRAMDVRISRLRTKLGEDPKNPRLIKTIYGAGYIFLGDVSWD; translated from the coding sequence ATGACCCACTCCGATAGCCGCGCCCATGTCGCCATCCTCGACGACGAGCCTGAGATCCGTCGCATGTTGTCGGACACGCTTGAGGAAGCGGGGTTCCGCACCTCATGCTATGCGCGCGCGACCGAATTCGAGGCCGCACTGAAGCGTACCGCGCCGGATGTGTGTCTCGTCGACCTGGGCCTGCCAGACCGTGACGGGCTGGCGCTCGTCCACCGGCTGGCACTGGAATCAGGCGCCGCGATCATTATCATCTCTGGCCGCGCGCAGGTGCAGGACCGCGTAACGGGGCTGGAACTGGGGGCGGACGACTACATCATCAAGCCCTTCGATCCGGCCGAGGTCGTCGCCCGCATCCGCGCCCGGCTGCGCAAAGGCCGCCCCGAGACCGACCGCGCCGCCCAGACCGCTCGTTTCGCGGGCTGGACGGCGCATTTCGACCGCTATCTGCTGGTCAACGAAACGGGCGAAGAGGTCGCGTTTTCCCACGCCGAGGGCGAGGTGCTCCGGCTGTTTCTCGAAAGCCCCAAGCGGCTAATCTCGCGTGCCCAGATGCAGGAATCGCTCGGCGGTGCGGCGGGCGACAGCTTCGACCGCGCGATGGACGTGCGCATCTCGCGGCTGAGAACCAAACTCGGCGAGGACCCGAAGAACCCGCGCCTCATCAAGACGATCTACGGCGCAGGCTACATATTCCTTGGCGACGTTAGCTGGGACTGA
- a CDS encoding ABC transporter substrate-binding protein: MKKTLATLVALAIGAATPAAADLVLPSLSYRTGPYAPGGIPFADGYADYFTLLNERDGGIGGEKIVVSECETAYNTEKGVECYEATKGTGALIYQPLSTGITYQLIPKVSADKIPLHTMGYGRTSAANGKIFEWVFNYPANYWDGASVAIKYLLDENGGSLEGKKIALVYHNSAYGKEPIRTLQELAKKHSYELVEIPVDHPGQEQKSQWLQIRRDKPDHVLMWGWGVMNAVAIQEAANIRYPMENFIGVWWSGSENDVLPAGDGANGYKSLAMHGTGMDYPVYEDIQKYVIDAGKAAGAGDQVGSVLYSRGMYAAVLAAEAIRKAQELSGASAITAAQMRDGMEALEITEERMVELGLPNFGQPFKVSCEDHGGPGAGMIQQWDASAKKWNLLTGFIAPDDEVIQPLVMEDSMAFAAENNIAERCN; encoded by the coding sequence ATGAAGAAGACACTCGCAACCCTTGTGGCGCTCGCCATCGGTGCGGCGACACCCGCAGCGGCGGATCTCGTGCTGCCGTCGCTCAGCTACCGGACCGGGCCCTACGCTCCAGGCGGTATCCCCTTCGCGGACGGCTACGCCGACTACTTCACGCTTTTGAACGAGCGCGACGGCGGCATCGGCGGTGAGAAGATCGTGGTGAGCGAATGCGAGACGGCCTACAACACCGAAAAGGGCGTGGAATGCTACGAGGCCACGAAGGGCACGGGCGCGCTGATCTATCAGCCGCTGTCGACCGGCATCACCTATCAGCTGATCCCGAAGGTCTCGGCCGACAAGATCCCGCTGCACACGATGGGCTACGGCCGCACCTCGGCGGCGAACGGCAAGATTTTCGAGTGGGTCTTCAACTACCCGGCCAACTACTGGGACGGCGCCTCGGTGGCGATCAAGTATCTGCTGGACGAGAATGGCGGCAGTCTCGAGGGCAAGAAGATCGCACTCGTCTACCACAACTCCGCCTACGGCAAGGAGCCGATCCGCACGCTTCAGGAGCTGGCCAAGAAGCACAGCTACGAGCTGGTCGAAATCCCGGTCGACCATCCGGGACAGGAACAGAAGAGCCAGTGGCTGCAGATCCGCCGTGACAAGCCGGACCACGTGCTGATGTGGGGCTGGGGCGTGATGAACGCCGTCGCGATCCAGGAGGCCGCGAACATCCGCTATCCGATGGAGAATTTCATCGGCGTCTGGTGGTCGGGGTCCGAGAATGACGTGTTGCCGGCGGGCGACGGCGCCAACGGCTACAAGTCCCTCGCAATGCACGGCACGGGCATGGACTACCCTGTCTATGAGGACATCCAGAAATACGTGATCGACGCGGGCAAGGCGGCCGGCGCGGGCGACCAGGTGGGATCGGTGCTCTATTCACGCGGGATGTACGCGGCGGTGCTTGCCGCCGAGGCGATCCGCAAGGCGCAGGAGCTGTCCGGTGCCTCGGCCATCACTGCGGCGCAAATGCGTGACGGGATGGAAGCGCTGGAAATCACCGAGGAGCGGATGGTCGAACTGGGCCTGCCGAACTTCGGCCAGCCCTTCAAGGTGAGCTGCGAAGATCACGGCGGCCCCGGCGCGGGGATGATCCAGCAATGGGACGCATCGGCCAAGAAGTGGAACCTGCTGACCGGTTTCATCGCGCCGGATGACGAGGTCATCCAGCCGCTGGTGATGGAGGATTCCATGGCGTTCGCAGCGGAAAACAACATTGCCGAACGCTGCAACTGA
- a CDS encoding branched-chain amino acid ABC transporter permease, with translation MPDQMLFAMEVTLNGLMAGVMYSLVALGFVLIFKASGIFNYAQGVLALFAALTLVGLQEGQVPFAHLINAVFGTNLHHFGWHLPAIVAIALTAGVMIVLAIIIEKFVLKHLVNQEPIILFMATIGLAYFLEGLGDIMWGADIKTLNVGLPQGINETIDAVTYEALGYGFFIDNLDIVATVVAALLVLSLTLFSQFTKYGRALRAVADDHQAALSVGISLRFIWVMVWSIAGIVALVAGIMWGAKSGVQFSLSLIALKALPVLMLGGFTSIPGAIVGGLIIGVGEKLFEFTIGPMIGGATENWFAYVLALLFLVFRPQGLFGEKIIERV, from the coding sequence ATGCCTGATCAGATGCTTTTCGCGATGGAGGTCACGCTGAACGGCCTCATGGCCGGGGTGATGTATTCGCTCGTCGCCTTGGGCTTCGTCCTGATCTTCAAGGCCTCCGGCATCTTCAACTATGCCCAAGGGGTGCTCGCGCTCTTCGCCGCCCTCACGCTCGTCGGGCTGCAGGAAGGCCAGGTGCCCTTCGCCCATCTCATCAATGCGGTTTTCGGCACCAACCTGCATCACTTCGGCTGGCATCTGCCGGCCATCGTCGCGATCGCTTTGACCGCGGGCGTGATGATCGTACTCGCGATCATAATCGAGAAGTTCGTCCTCAAGCACCTCGTCAACCAGGAACCGATCATCCTCTTCATGGCGACGATCGGGCTAGCCTATTTCCTCGAAGGGCTCGGCGACATCATGTGGGGCGCCGACATCAAGACGCTCAACGTCGGCCTGCCGCAAGGGATCAACGAGACGATCGATGCCGTGACCTACGAGGCGCTCGGCTACGGCTTCTTTATCGACAATCTCGACATCGTGGCGACGGTGGTCGCCGCACTCCTTGTCCTGTCGCTCACGCTCTTCTCGCAGTTTACAAAGTATGGACGTGCGCTGCGCGCGGTGGCCGACGATCACCAGGCGGCATTGTCGGTCGGCATCTCGCTCCGGTTCATCTGGGTCATGGTCTGGTCGATCGCCGGGATCGTGGCGCTCGTCGCAGGTATCATGTGGGGCGCGAAATCGGGCGTGCAGTTCTCGCTGTCGCTGATCGCGCTCAAGGCGTTGCCGGTCCTCATGCTCGGCGGCTTCACCTCGATCCCCGGCGCGATCGTCGGCGGGCTGATCATCGGTGTGGGCGAGAAGCTTTTCGAGTTCACAATCGGCCCGATGATCGGCGGCGCGACCGAAAACTGGTTCGCCTATGTCCTCGCGCTTCTCTTCCTCGTCTTCCGGCCGCAGGGCCTGTTCGGCGAGAAGATCATCGAGAGGGTGTGA
- a CDS encoding branched-chain amino acid ABC transporter permease, producing the protein MFYREAGDFKTSYVEDSQTFPIKFDRWRYYAILAVAFGVVPFLINDYWANAVFVPFLIYAIAALGLNILTGYCGQVSLGTGGFMAVGAYACYKLMTAFPEVSIMIHVLLAGGITAGVGLLFGLPSLRIKGFYLAVATLAAQFFLVWLFNKVPWFYNYSASGQISAPERTILGQAVTGANTTAAAKYLFCLVILVGLAWLARNLTRGTIGRKWMAIRDMDIAAEIIGVNPLTTKLSAFAISSFYIGVAGALFFSVYLGAVEVTEAFGIQKSFLVLFMIIIGGLGSIFGSFAGAAFLVLLPVFLKNVLVGQLGWATDLAAHIELIIVGGLIVGFLIAEPHGLNQLWRLAKEKLRLWPFPH; encoded by the coding sequence ATGTTCTACCGCGAGGCAGGCGACTTCAAGACGAGCTATGTCGAGGACAGCCAGACCTTCCCGATCAAGTTCGACCGGTGGCGCTACTACGCGATCCTTGCCGTCGCATTCGGGGTCGTGCCGTTCCTGATCAACGACTACTGGGCCAACGCGGTCTTCGTGCCGTTCCTGATCTACGCGATCGCGGCCTTGGGGCTAAACATCCTCACCGGATATTGCGGGCAGGTGTCGCTCGGCACTGGGGGATTCATGGCCGTGGGGGCCTATGCCTGCTACAAGCTGATGACGGCCTTTCCCGAGGTCTCGATCATGATCCACGTCCTCTTGGCGGGCGGGATCACGGCGGGGGTCGGGCTTCTCTTCGGGCTGCCGTCCTTGAGGATCAAGGGCTTCTACCTCGCAGTCGCGACGCTCGCCGCGCAGTTCTTCCTTGTCTGGCTCTTCAACAAGGTGCCGTGGTTCTACAACTACTCCGCCTCGGGCCAGATCTCGGCGCCCGAACGCACGATCCTCGGCCAGGCGGTGACGGGGGCGAACACGACGGCGGCGGCGAAGTATCTCTTCTGCCTCGTCATCCTCGTCGGGCTCGCCTGGCTGGCGCGGAACCTCACGCGCGGGACCATCGGCCGCAAGTGGATGGCGATCCGCGACATGGACATCGCGGCCGAGATCATCGGGGTGAACCCGCTGACGACGAAGCTCTCGGCCTTCGCGATCTCGTCCTTCTATATCGGCGTCGCGGGGGCCTTGTTCTTCTCGGTCTATCTCGGCGCTGTCGAGGTGACGGAGGCGTTCGGCATCCAGAAGTCGTTCCTCGTTCTCTTCATGATCATCATCGGGGGGCTTGGCTCGATCTTCGGGAGCTTCGCGGGGGCGGCCTTTCTGGTCCTCTTGCCGGTGTTTCTGAAGAACGTCCTCGTCGGCCAGCTCGGCTGGGCGACCGATCTTGCGGCGCATATCGAGCTTATCATCGTCGGCGGCCTGATCGTCGGCTTCCTGATCGCCGAGCCGCACGGGCTGAACCAGCTCTGGCGGCTCGCGAAGGAAAAACTCCGGCTCTGGCCCTTCCCGCATTGA
- a CDS encoding PAS-domain containing protein — protein MERNNTRAKMTQAGLNLIQQALSIYDRDLKLAVCNRRFQEMFDLPEWLVTPGASFEDTIRFLVERGEYGSAPDPDEAVRVRVEQARTFQPHYMERTRPNGRTISVEGSPLQQGGWVAVYTDITAIKAQEALLRGRSEELSEELLTHAERLAQANRELAATNAALEEAKRELTEMEARTRLVTEMMPAHIAHVGMDLVYTYSNRRLSAVMPGSLSDIVGRKVPEALGSETFAKIEPGLARALEGRANVFEITHDASGRRIRIALTPGRDSADEVQGVYILSMDVTEEAQARAALTQTAKRELAAQLTSGLAHDFANLLTIILGLQGRLKRMADLPPDAAELARTTLAAARRGGHLLDRIAAISGSREMRPTPTDLPALLEELRIMAVPSLPEGIGLDILTAGFDAPVLVDAGSLHDALLNLVLNARDSIGGRAGRITITVRPVRDTWLELSVADTGGGFSPEALDHGLDPFFTTKGGEGSGLGLTMVYDHVKMMGGTVKLSNRPEGGASVTLRLPLRTVGEAPAQPLLVLLVEDSDEIRADVREMLRTLGHSVIEAASIEEARELADLPGLGLILSDIGLPGAQNGVEFLLKLAAARHPARLCLMTSLPPGDALRAMAGSTPILTKPFTTDELGAFLALREAA, from the coding sequence ATGGAGCGGAACAACACACGCGCCAAGATGACGCAGGCGGGGCTGAACCTCATTCAGCAGGCGCTGTCGATCTACGACCGCGACCTGAAGCTCGCGGTCTGCAACCGGCGCTTTCAAGAGATGTTCGACCTGCCCGAATGGCTCGTGACGCCCGGCGCATCGTTCGAAGACACGATCCGCTTTCTTGTCGAGCGCGGTGAGTACGGCAGCGCCCCCGACCCGGACGAGGCGGTGCGAGTGCGCGTCGAGCAGGCCCGCACCTTCCAGCCGCACTATATGGAGCGCACGCGCCCGAACGGTCGGACGATCTCGGTCGAGGGCTCCCCTCTGCAGCAGGGCGGCTGGGTGGCCGTCTACACCGACATCACTGCCATCAAGGCGCAGGAGGCGCTGCTGCGCGGCCGATCGGAGGAATTGTCGGAGGAACTCCTGACCCATGCCGAACGGCTCGCGCAAGCTAACCGGGAGCTTGCGGCCACCAATGCAGCGCTAGAGGAGGCCAAGCGCGAACTGACCGAGATGGAGGCGCGGACCCGCCTCGTGACCGAGATGATGCCCGCCCATATCGCCCATGTCGGCATGGACCTCGTCTACACCTATTCCAACCGCCGCCTGTCCGCCGTGATGCCCGGCAGCCTGTCGGATATCGTCGGCCGCAAGGTGCCCGAGGCGCTCGGGTCGGAGACCTTCGCCAAGATCGAGCCCGGCCTGGCCCGCGCGCTCGAGGGCCGCGCGAATGTCTTCGAAATCACGCATGACGCGTCCGGCCGGCGGATTCGCATCGCGCTCACGCCGGGCCGTGACAGCGCGGACGAGGTGCAGGGCGTCTACATCCTTTCGATGGATGTGACTGAAGAGGCGCAGGCCCGCGCGGCCCTGACGCAAACCGCCAAGCGTGAACTGGCGGCGCAGCTCACCTCGGGCCTCGCGCATGACTTCGCGAACCTCCTGACGATCATCCTTGGGCTTCAGGGGCGGCTCAAGCGGATGGCCGATCTGCCGCCCGACGCCGCCGAACTGGCGCGCACGACGCTCGCCGCGGCGCGGCGCGGCGGCCACCTTCTCGACCGGATCGCCGCGATATCCGGTTCGCGCGAAATGCGGCCGACGCCGACCGATCTGCCGGCGCTTCTCGAGGAGTTGCGGATCATGGCGGTGCCCTCGCTGCCCGAGGGAATCGGGCTCGACATCCTGACGGCGGGATTCGACGCTCCGGTGCTCGTCGATGCGGGGTCGCTTCACGATGCGCTCCTCAATCTCGTGCTGAATGCGCGCGACTCGATCGGCGGCCGCGCGGGGCGGATCACGATCACTGTCCGGCCGGTCCGCGACACCTGGTTGGAGCTCAGCGTCGCGGATACCGGCGGAGGCTTTTCGCCCGAGGCGCTGGATCACGGGCTCGATCCGTTCTTCACGACGAAGGGGGGCGAAGGGTCCGGCCTCGGCCTGACCATGGTCTACGACCACGTGAAGATGATGGGTGGCACGGTCAAACTGTCCAATCGGCCCGAAGGCGGCGCATCGGTTACGCTGCGCCTGCCGCTTCGGACGGTTGGAGAGGCGCCTGCGCAGCCGCTTCTCGTCCTGCTCGTCGAGGACAGCGACGAGATCCGCGCCGACGTGCGCGAGATGCTCCGCACGCTCGGCCACAGCGTCATCGAGGCCGCAAGCATCGAGGAGGCGCGCGAGCTCGCCGACCTTCCCGGCCTTGGCCTGATCCTGTCCGACATCGGCCTGCCGGGCGCGCAGAACGGCGTGGAGTTCCTGCTCAAACTGGCCGCCGCCCGGCACCCGGCGCGGCTTTGCCTGATGACGTCGCTGCCGCCTGGCGACGCGCTTCGCGCGATGGCCGGCTCGACCCCGATCCTCACCAAGCCCTTCACGACGGATGAACTTGGCGCCTTTCTCGCGCTGAGGGAGGCGGCATGA
- a CDS encoding ABC transporter ATP-binding protein — translation MKDMSEGYTTADGRRIGGVLMEMKNITLRFGGVEAIKDISFDIRDGEIRAIIGPNGAGKSSMLNVISGFYVPQEGEVWFKGYRRGPMKPYRVARLGIARTFQNIALFDGMSVLDNIMTGRLTLMKSGLLSQAIWWGAAQREETEHREKVEKIIDFLEIQPIRKTPVGRLPYGLKKRVELARALAAEPKLLLLDEPMAGMNVEEKEDMSRFILDVNDEFSTTIALIEHDMGVVMDLSDRVVVMDYGKKIGDGTPDEVRNNQEVIDAYLGVAHD, via the coding sequence ATGAAGGACATGAGCGAAGGCTACACCACCGCCGATGGCCGCAGGATCGGCGGCGTGCTGATGGAGATGAAGAACATCACGCTGCGCTTCGGCGGAGTCGAGGCGATCAAGGACATCTCGTTCGACATCCGCGACGGCGAGATCCGCGCGATCATCGGGCCGAACGGGGCGGGCAAGTCCTCGATGCTGAATGTCATCTCGGGCTTTTACGTGCCTCAGGAGGGCGAGGTCTGGTTCAAGGGCTACCGGCGCGGGCCGATGAAACCCTACAGGGTCGCCCGCCTCGGCATCGCCCGCACGTTCCAGAACATCGCGCTCTTCGACGGGATGAGCGTTCTCGACAACATCATGACCGGGCGTCTCACACTGATGAAATCGGGTCTGCTCAGCCAGGCGATTTGGTGGGGCGCAGCCCAGAGGGAAGAGACCGAGCATCGTGAAAAAGTCGAGAAAATCATCGACTTCCTCGAAATCCAGCCGATCCGCAAGACACCGGTTGGACGGCTCCCTTACGGGCTCAAAAAGCGCGTCGAACTGGCCCGCGCGCTCGCTGCGGAGCCGAAGCTCTTGCTTCTCGACGAACCCATGGCGGGCATGAATGTCGAGGAAAAGGAGGACATGTCGCGCTTCATCCTCGACGTGAACGACGAGTTCAGCACGACGATCGCGCTGATCGAGCATGACATGGGCGTCGTCATGGACCTCTCGGACCGGGTCGTGGTGATGGATTACGGCAAGAAGATCGGCGACGGCACGCCCGACGAGGTTAGGAACAACCAAGAGGTCATCGACGCCTATCTGGGGGTCGCCCATGACTGA
- a CDS encoding long-chain fatty acid--CoA ligase: protein MQSIPALLERNAARWGALPAYREKEFGIWQSWTWAETAEEIRAIGLGLLTLGIERGDHVAIIGRNRPALYWSMVAAQMCGAVPVPLYQDAVADEMAYVLEHCGARFVIAGDQEQVDKVLEVEDRVKGIHHIAYLDKRGMRKYDHSRMNALDDIAAEGRAAAQRVGSELDQRIAELTCDHTCVMLYTSGTTGKPKGVVLSNRNIIETSKNSAEFDHLKRGDEVLAYLPMAWVGDFIFSIGQAFWTGFTVNCPENASTMMTDLREIGPTYFFAPPRVFEGQLTTVMIRMEDAGRFKKWLFDHYMDVARRVGPAILDGKPVSAMDRFRYWLGNLLVYGPLKNTLGFSRIRVGYTAGEAIGPEIFDFYRSLGINLKQLYGQTEASVFITQQPDGEVRSDTVGVPSPGVEVKIADNGEVFYRSPGTFVNYYKNPESTASTKDAEGWVATGDAGFFDETNGHLRIIDRAKDVGKMADGTLFAPKYVENKLKFYPNILEAVVFGADRTMCTVFINIDLTAVGNWAERNNIAYASYQELSQHPKVGAMIQEHVEEVNRSVAADPMLSGCQIHRFLILHKELDADDGELTRTRKVRRNIIAEKFAELIDALYGGKDEIYTETEVTYEDGRKGKIAATLTIRDAKVEPVQQRMAAE from the coding sequence ATGCAGTCGATACCTGCGCTGCTTGAGCGCAACGCGGCGCGATGGGGTGCTCTGCCCGCCTATCGCGAGAAGGAATTCGGGATCTGGCAAAGCTGGACCTGGGCGGAGACCGCCGAAGAGATCCGCGCCATCGGGCTGGGGCTGCTCACTCTCGGAATCGAGCGCGGCGACCATGTCGCGATCATCGGTCGCAACCGGCCTGCGCTCTATTGGTCAATGGTGGCTGCGCAGATGTGCGGGGCGGTGCCAGTGCCGCTCTATCAAGACGCGGTTGCCGACGAGATGGCCTATGTGCTCGAACACTGCGGCGCGCGCTTTGTCATCGCCGGCGATCAGGAGCAGGTCGACAAGGTTTTGGAGGTGGAGGACCGGGTCAAGGGCATTCACCACATTGCCTATCTCGACAAGCGGGGGATGCGGAAATACGACCACAGCCGGATGAACGCGCTCGACGATATCGCGGCCGAGGGGCGCGCGGCGGCGCAGCGCGTGGGGTCCGAGCTCGACCAGCGGATCGCCGAGCTGACCTGCGACCATACCTGCGTGATGCTCTATACGAGCGGAACCACCGGCAAGCCCAAGGGTGTGGTGCTTTCCAACCGCAACATCATCGAGACTTCGAAGAATTCGGCCGAATTCGACCATCTTAAGCGCGGCGACGAAGTGCTTGCCTATCTGCCCATGGCTTGGGTCGGCGACTTCATCTTCTCGATTGGGCAGGCATTCTGGACCGGCTTCACCGTGAACTGCCCCGAAAACGCTTCGACCATGATGACCGACCTGCGCGAAATCGGGCCGACCTATTTCTTCGCCCCGCCCCGCGTCTTCGAGGGCCAGCTCACGACAGTCATGATCCGGATGGAGGATGCCGGGCGCTTCAAGAAGTGGCTGTTCGACCACTACATGGATGTTGCGCGCCGCGTTGGCCCCGCTATCCTCGACGGCAAGCCGGTCTCGGCGATGGACCGCTTCCGCTATTGGCTCGGTAACCTGCTCGTCTACGGCCCGCTGAAGAACACGCTCGGCTTTTCGCGCATCCGCGTCGGGTACACGGCGGGCGAAGCGATTGGGCCCGAGATTTTCGATTTCTACCGCTCGCTCGGGATAAACCTGAAGCAGCTTTACGGCCAGACCGAGGCGTCGGTCTTCATCACCCAGCAGCCCGATGGCGAGGTGCGGTCTGATACCGTCGGCGTTCCGTCACCGGGCGTCGAAGTGAAGATCGCCGACAATGGAGAGGTCTTCTACCGCTCGCCCGGCACTTTCGTGAATTACTACAAGAACCCCGAGTCGACTGCCTCGACCAAGGACGCGGAAGGCTGGGTCGCGACGGGCGACGCCGGGTTCTTCGACGAGACGAACGGGCATCTGAGGATCATCGACCGCGCCAAGGACGTGGGCAAGATGGCCGACGGCACGCTGTTCGCGCCGAAATACGTGGAGAACAAGCTTAAGTTTTACCCCAACATCCTCGAGGCCGTGGTCTTCGGTGCGGACCGGACCATGTGCACCGTGTTCATCAACATCGACCTGACAGCGGTCGGCAACTGGGCCGAGCGCAACAACATTGCCTACGCCTCGTACCAGGAGCTCAGCCAGCATCCGAAGGTGGGCGCGATGATCCAGGAGCACGTGGAAGAGGTGAACCGTTCGGTCGCGGCGGACCCGATGCTGTCGGGCTGCCAGATCCACCGCTTCCTGATCCTGCACAAGGAACTCGATGCCGACGACGGGGAACTCACGCGCACCCGCAAGGTCCGCCGCAACATCATCGCCGAGAAGTTCGCCGAGCTGATCGACGCGCTCTATGGCGGCAAGGATGAGATCTATACCGAGACAGAGGTCACTTATGAGGACGGCCGCAAGGGCAAGATCGCGGCCACACTGACCATCCGCGACGCAAAGGTCGAGCCGGTCCAGCAGAGGATGGCGGCTGAATGA
- a CDS encoding VOC family protein codes for MSHKSRIGVVCIDCKTEDLTEAAAYWSGMLGMKGEVDERGKYAAFDGHKGYPRVLLQAVDHEPRVHLDIETDDMEAECARLKALGATEVARIRTWIVMEAPTGHRFCLVRPQGDDFPGDAREFG; via the coding sequence ATGAGCCACAAGTCCCGCATCGGCGTCGTCTGCATTGACTGCAAGACGGAAGACCTGACGGAAGCCGCCGCCTACTGGTCGGGAATGCTTGGCATGAAGGGCGAGGTCGACGAGCGCGGCAAGTACGCGGCCTTCGACGGCCACAAGGGCTATCCGCGCGTGCTGTTGCAGGCGGTCGATCACGAGCCGCGCGTGCATCTCGATATCGAGACGGATGACATGGAGGCCGAATGCGCGCGGCTGAAGGCGTTGGGCGCGACGGAAGTGGCGCGGATCCGGACCTGGATCGTGATGGAGGCGCCGACCGGGCACCGGTTCTGCCTGGTCCGGCCGCAGGGCGACGACTTCCCGGGCGATGCGAGGGAGTTCGGGTGA